From one Dermacentor silvarum isolate Dsil-2018 chromosome 3, BIME_Dsil_1.4, whole genome shotgun sequence genomic stretch:
- the LOC119446470 gene encoding GPI transamidase component PIG-S, which produces MSSSSQPSVSSLKHAEKKGLTHVSASIAFILIFVLVGLPVWWKTTTVYRVNLPYDEIEALNTETAVHRIKVEVVPCDASAPVHKGFIQRLEEASRRDATNIAEVSFVYEWTMRDAHPNETTLFKKQLSEVDEVLHKTGLFRSRNQLYVVIAPEGSTDQSVTVGLHQIVYVKANNDVGVLCNNIVGAVRQYAIRESTLKRLHTSDKVTERAKLDKERMRPLSAATEFDVTFTLVVPEPQTLDVSWRIEDAVEVYLKPFLDKISLVAKVHVKSQVLFLTPLKLRRRFNQTSGAYIATADQLSLIINPIEGSTGFQASIRPVLNFVVYVVPQTHYPLYIYDDQGNQLETNAFLSPKWGGVLFYNVAKFPGPGDTLPQPVEIDMRSVFQVFLAQLSLLVGLPDKSYDRTVRYLESPVPSYLDVAFLLRRRTQDYLSTSSSSLSSLSELLSKISNIVVKDEIGELIYSSVSYAKQSFDLLNRGDLENAFRNAEAAFLASEKAFFDPSLLALLYFPDDQKYAIYIPLFLPISLPVVLSLRGLWCYYRNRKTPKTEKQD; this is translated from the exons ATGTCTTCCTCCTCACAACCTTCAGTTAGCTCATTGAAACATGCGGAAAAGAAAG GGCTGACGCATGTCAGCGCGAGCATCGCTTTCATCCTCATCTTTGTCCTCGTGGGCTTGCCTGTGTGGTGGAAAACGACAACAGTCTACCGGGTGAATCTGCCGTACGATGAAATTGAGGCACTGAACACCGAGACG GCCGTACACCGTATAAAGGTGGAAGTGGTGCCGTGTGACGCTAGTGCTCCAGTTCACAAAGGATTTATTCAGCGTCTTGAAGAGGCCAGCAGACGAGACGCCACAAACATCGCTGAGGTTAGCTTTGTCTATGAGTGGACCATGCGAGATGCCCATCCGAATGAAACGACGCTTTTTAAGAAGCAGCTCTCCG AAGTTGATGAAGTTCTCCACAAGACAGGCCTCTTCAGATCTCGAAACCAGCTGTATGTTGTTATAGCTCCAGAAGGGAGCACTGATCAGTCTGTGACTGTTGGACTGCACCAGATTGTATATGTGAAGGCCAATAATG ATGTTGGTGTCCTGTGCAACAACATCGTCGGTGCTGTGAGGCAGTATGCCATCAGGGAGAGCACACTGAAGAGATTGCATACTTCGGACAAGGTCACAGAGCGAGCAAAG CTTGACAAGGAACGCATGAGACCCTTGAGCGCAGCCACAGAGTTTGACGTGACATTCACACTTGTTGTTCCTGAGCCGCAAACCCTGGACGTCTCATGGCGAATAGAGGACGCAGTTGAGG TGTACTTGAAGCCATTTCTGGACAAGATCTCACTGGTTGCCAAGGTGCACGTCAAGAGTCAG GTGTTATTTCTCACTCCACTGAAACTGAGGCGGCGCTTCAACCAAACCAGCGGTGCATACATAGCAACTGCTGACCAACTTTCGCTGATCATAAACCCAATCGAAGGAAGCACTG GATTTCAAGCGTCAATTCGTCCCGTTCTCAACTTCGTTGTCTACGTGGTGCCACAAACTCATTATCcactctacatatatgatgaccAAG GCAACCAGCTAGAGACCAACGCATTTCTATCGCCCAAGTGGGGTGGCGTTCTGTTCTACAACGTCGCCAAGTTTCCAGGTCCTGGTGACACTTTGCCTCAGCCTGTAGAGATTGACATGCGCTCCGTATTTCAAGTGTTCCTGGCCCAGCTCAGTCTTCTGGTTGGCCTGCCTGACAAAAGCTATGATCGCACAGTGCGCTATTTGGAGAGCCCAGTGCCTTCATATTTG gaTGTTGCATTCCTACTTAGGCGTAGAACTCAGGACTACTTGTCCACGTCTAGCTCTTCCCTGAGCTCTCTCTCAGAATTGCTTAGCAAGATCTCCAATATCGTAGTCAAGGATGAAATCGGGGAACTT ATTTACTCATCTGTATCATACGCAAAGCAAAGCTTTGATCTTTTGAACAGAGGAGATTTGGAGAACGCTTTCCGAAATGCCGAGGCTGCATTTTTGGCCTCTG agaaAGCCTTCTTCGATCCCTCATTGCTGGCACTTCTATACTTTCCTGACGATCAAAA ATATGCCATCTACATTCCTCTGTTCCTGCCCATCAGTCTGCCAGTAGTGCTGTCATTACGTGGCCTTTGGTGTTACTATAGGAACAGAAAAACGCCGAAAACAGAGAAGCAAGACTAA